The Stappia sp. genome window below encodes:
- a CDS encoding DUF2267 domain-containing protein, giving the protein MPMPREYQIASAEFERLLNAARDEAGLTTRNQAWTMVQAVFRVFRRRLAPEDAIRFAQALPALARALFVADWEPGEEQIVAFADRETMTREAQSLRKHHNFAPDSCIADVAVALRACVDGPAFDRVLARLPAEARDFWAVPPASGGRGKTL; this is encoded by the coding sequence ATGCCCATGCCGCGCGAGTATCAGATCGCCAGCGCCGAGTTCGAGCGGCTGTTGAACGCCGCGCGCGACGAGGCGGGCCTGACCACGCGCAACCAGGCCTGGACGATGGTGCAGGCGGTGTTTCGGGTGTTTCGCCGCCGCCTCGCGCCGGAGGACGCCATCCGCTTCGCGCAGGCGCTGCCGGCGCTCGCCCGCGCGCTGTTCGTGGCCGACTGGGAGCCGGGCGAGGAACAGATCGTTGCCTTCGCCGACCGCGAGACGATGACGCGCGAGGCGCAGTCCCTGCGCAAGCACCACAATTTCGCGCCGGACAGCTGTATCGCCGATGTCGCGGTTGCGCTGCGCGCCTGTGTCGACGGGCCGGCGTTCGACCGCGTGCTGGCGCGCCTTCCGGCCGAGGCACGGGACTTCTGGGCGGTTCCGCCGGCGAGCGGCGGGCGAGGAAAAACCCTATGA
- a CDS encoding Hpt domain-containing protein, translating to MRQATATRSDIPARGIAPVDMVHLSRHTLGNRDLEREVLKLFIRQAEIVMARIDEGDSAAVLLEKVHTVNGSAKGIGAWKVAEAAEAAEAALRAGARADLDTLRAAIEDVAFFIDGLLDA from the coding sequence ATGCGACAGGCCACGGCGACACGCAGCGACATACCGGCACGCGGCATCGCGCCGGTCGATATGGTGCATCTGTCCCGCCACACGCTGGGCAACCGGGATCTCGAGCGCGAGGTTCTCAAGCTCTTCATCCGTCAGGCCGAGATCGTGATGGCGCGGATCGACGAGGGCGACAGCGCGGCCGTGCTCCTGGAGAAGGTGCACACGGTCAACGGGTCGGCCAAGGGGATCGGCGCCTGGAAGGTGGCCGAGGCGGCGGAGGCCGCGGAGGCGGCGCTGCGCGCCGGCGCAAGGGCGGATCTCGACACGCTGCGCGCCGCGATCGAGGACGTGGCCTTCTTCATCGACGGTCTTCTCGACGCCTGA
- a CDS encoding 2Fe-2S iron-sulfur cluster-binding protein → MPKITYITADGAETVVEAPVGSTVMENAIKNMVPGIEAECGGACACATCHVYVDDAWSEATGSPEPMEEDMLDFAYDVKPTSRLSCQIKVTEALDGLIVRVPERQA, encoded by the coding sequence ATGCCGAAGATTACCTACATTACCGCCGACGGTGCCGAGACAGTCGTGGAGGCCCCGGTCGGCTCCACGGTGATGGAAAACGCGATCAAGAACATGGTGCCTGGCATCGAGGCGGAATGCGGCGGTGCCTGCGCCTGCGCGACCTGCCATGTCTATGTCGACGACGCCTGGTCGGAGGCCACCGGATCGCCCGAGCCGATGGAAGAGGACATGCTCGACTTCGCCTACGACGTGAAGCCGACCTCCCGCCTGTCCTGCCAGATCAAGGTCACCGAGGCGCTCGACGGGTTGATCGTCCGCGTTCCCGAACGCCAGGCCTGA
- a CDS encoding MFS transporter, which produces MTPPVSSAPLPPAAATGWRSPLMLLMIMAGAMQLSFAAWWNLMNNFAVQELAFTGREIGIQQSIREIPGFLAFTAVYVLLVMREQTLAYLSLAFLGVGVAVTGYFPTAWGFYMTTFIMSVGFHYYETMNQSLSLQWLPKETAAAGMGKIIAVGAFAQLVAYGLIFVAWKTFELSFATVFLIAGLLTLVVVTFLIVAFPQFREGVPQRKKLVLRKRYWLYYALTFMGGARRQIFTVFAGFLMVERFGYDVHEVAGLFLLNGVVNMLLAPKIGQLIGRVGERTALTVEYVGLIAVFTTYAFVTNATLAGALYVIDHAFFAIAIAMKTYFQKISDPADIAPTAGVAFTINHIAAVFIPATFGLIWLVSPAAVFLIGAGMACVSLVLARLIPDDPREGNEVRFIGRTAAAPAE; this is translated from the coding sequence ATGACACCGCCCGTTTCCTCCGCCCCGCTCCCGCCCGCCGCCGCCACCGGCTGGCGCTCGCCGCTCATGCTCCTGATGATCATGGCCGGCGCCATGCAGCTGTCCTTCGCCGCGTGGTGGAACCTGATGAACAATTTCGCGGTGCAGGAACTGGCCTTCACGGGCCGCGAGATCGGCATCCAGCAGTCGATCCGCGAGATCCCGGGCTTCCTCGCCTTCACCGCCGTCTATGTGCTGCTGGTGATGCGCGAGCAGACGCTCGCCTATCTGTCGCTGGCGTTTCTGGGTGTCGGCGTCGCGGTGACGGGCTACTTCCCCACCGCCTGGGGCTTCTACATGACGACCTTCATCATGTCGGTCGGCTTCCACTACTACGAGACGATGAACCAGTCGCTCTCGCTGCAATGGCTGCCCAAGGAAACCGCCGCCGCCGGCATGGGCAAGATCATCGCGGTCGGCGCCTTCGCGCAGCTGGTCGCCTACGGGCTGATCTTCGTCGCCTGGAAGACCTTCGAGCTCAGTTTCGCCACCGTCTTCCTGATCGCCGGGCTGCTGACCCTCGTCGTGGTGACCTTTCTGATCGTCGCCTTCCCGCAGTTTCGCGAGGGCGTGCCGCAGCGCAAGAAGCTCGTCCTGCGCAAGCGCTACTGGCTCTATTACGCGCTCACCTTCATGGGCGGCGCGCGGCGGCAGATCTTCACGGTCTTCGCGGGATTCCTGATGGTCGAGCGCTTCGGCTACGACGTGCACGAGGTCGCGGGGCTGTTCCTGCTCAACGGCGTCGTCAACATGCTCCTGGCGCCGAAGATCGGCCAGTTGATCGGCAGGGTCGGCGAGCGCACCGCGCTCACCGTGGAATACGTCGGGCTGATCGCGGTCTTCACGACCTATGCCTTCGTCACCAACGCGACACTGGCCGGCGCGCTCTATGTGATCGACCACGCCTTCTTCGCCATCGCCATCGCGATGAAGACCTATTTCCAGAAGATCTCGGACCCTGCCGACATCGCGCCGACGGCCGGCGTCGCCTTCACCATCAACCACATCGCGGCGGTGTTCATTCCCGCCACCTTCGGACTGATCTGGCTGGTGTCGCCGGCGGCCGTGTTCCTGATCGGCGCCGGCATGGCCTGCGTGAGCCTCGTGCTCGCACGGCTCATTCCCGATGATCCGCGCGAGGGCAACGAGGTCCGCTTCATCGGCCGTACGGCCGCAGCCCCCGCCGAGTAA
- a CDS encoding helix-turn-helix transcriptional regulator, whose translation MTIHPARQDRLPQDHPDPIISYVGEQAPGTETAPHAHDRAQLFHIQRGSVTVETEAGSFVVPPERAIWLPPGVVHCSTYHTATDIRFLYLRTDGLRALPERPCVVQVTPLLRELILAFMASAPDYGPQTPTARLAAVLVDQIAASQVAPLHLPLPTSERLRAAVAPLVEDPAAPVTVEALALRAHLSLRSFERHFSAETGLTLRVWRRQARLMKAVEWLSQGTAVGEIADRLGYEGPSAFVASFKAAFGVTPGRYFSGPRKGDA comes from the coding sequence ATGACCATTCACCCCGCACGGCAGGACCGCCTGCCCCAGGACCATCCCGATCCGATCATCTCCTATGTCGGCGAGCAGGCGCCGGGAACGGAGACGGCGCCGCACGCCCATGACCGGGCGCAGCTCTTTCATATCCAGCGCGGATCGGTGACGGTGGAAACGGAGGCCGGCAGCTTCGTGGTGCCGCCGGAACGCGCCATCTGGCTGCCGCCGGGCGTCGTGCATTGCTCCACCTATCACACCGCCACCGACATCCGCTTTCTGTACCTGCGCACGGACGGCTTGCGCGCGCTGCCCGAGCGCCCCTGCGTGGTGCAGGTGACGCCGCTGCTGCGGGAACTCATCCTGGCCTTCATGGCGTCGGCCCCGGACTACGGGCCGCAGACGCCGACGGCGCGTCTGGCGGCGGTGCTGGTGGATCAGATCGCCGCGTCCCAGGTCGCGCCGCTGCATCTGCCTCTGCCGACGTCGGAGCGCCTGCGGGCGGCCGTCGCGCCGCTTGTCGAGGATCCGGCGGCGCCGGTCACGGTCGAGGCGCTCGCCCTCAGGGCGCATCTCTCGCTGCGCTCCTTCGAGCGGCATTTCTCCGCCGAGACGGGACTGACCCTGCGCGTCTGGCGGCGTCAGGCGCGGCTGATGAAGGCGGTCGAGTGGCTGTCCCAGGGCACCGCCGTCGGCGAGATCGCCGACCGGCTCGGCTACGAGGGGCCGAGCGCCTTCGTCGCCTCCTTCAAGGCCGCCTTCGGCGTGACGCCGGGGCGCTATTTCAGCGGGCCGCGCAAGGGGGACGCATGA
- a CDS encoding VWA domain-containing protein yields MFITFLTNLRSAGVPVSLREYLTLMEALQRDLAEKQVEDFYFLARTCLVKDEANLDKFDRVFGQTFNGLELGQAIEAEALPEDWLRKLAEKHLTEEEKAQIEALGGFEKLMETLKKRLEEQKGRHQGGNKWIGTAGTSPFGAYGYNPEGVRIGQKESRHRRAVKVWDKRTFRDLDDTVELGTRNIKVALKRLRRFARSGAADELDLDTTIRATAHKGMLDIQMRPERRNAVKVLLFFDIGGSMDDHIRVCEELFSAARTEFKVMEYFYFHNCPYEFVWKNNARRHSERIPTWDVLHKYGPDYKLVFVGDASMSPYEIAYAGGSVEHWNEEAGSTWIERLTGHYARSVWLNPVAERHWPYTHSIQMIEKLMGGRHYPLTLEGLESAMKELAR; encoded by the coding sequence ATGTTCATCACCTTCCTCACCAATTTGCGCAGCGCCGGCGTGCCTGTCTCCCTGCGGGAGTATCTGACGCTGATGGAGGCGCTGCAGCGCGATCTCGCCGAAAAACAGGTGGAGGATTTCTATTTCCTCGCCCGCACCTGCCTGGTGAAGGACGAGGCCAACCTCGACAAGTTCGACCGCGTCTTCGGCCAGACCTTCAACGGGCTGGAACTGGGCCAGGCAATCGAGGCGGAGGCGCTGCCCGAGGACTGGCTGCGTAAGCTCGCCGAAAAGCACCTCACCGAGGAAGAAAAGGCGCAGATCGAGGCGCTTGGCGGCTTCGAGAAACTGATGGAGACGCTGAAAAAGCGGCTGGAGGAACAAAAGGGCCGCCACCAGGGCGGCAACAAATGGATCGGCACCGCCGGCACCTCGCCCTTCGGCGCCTATGGCTATAACCCCGAAGGCGTGCGCATCGGGCAAAAGGAGAGCCGGCACCGGCGCGCGGTGAAGGTGTGGGACAAGCGCACCTTCCGCGATCTCGACGACACCGTGGAACTCGGCACCCGCAACATCAAGGTGGCGCTCAAGCGCCTGCGGCGCTTCGCGCGCAGCGGCGCGGCCGACGAACTGGACCTCGACACCACCATCCGCGCCACCGCGCACAAGGGGATGCTCGACATCCAGATGCGCCCGGAGCGGCGCAACGCGGTCAAGGTGCTGCTGTTCTTCGACATCGGCGGCTCGATGGACGACCACATCCGGGTCTGCGAGGAGCTGTTTTCCGCCGCCCGCACCGAATTCAAGGTGATGGAGTATTTCTACTTCCACAATTGCCCCTATGAATTCGTCTGGAAGAACAACGCCCGGCGCCATTCCGAACGGATCCCGACCTGGGACGTGCTGCACAAATACGGGCCCGACTACAAGCTGGTCTTCGTCGGCGACGCCTCGATGAGCCCCTATGAAATCGCCTACGCCGGCGGCTCGGTCGAGCACTGGAACGAGGAAGCCGGCTCCACCTGGATCGAGCGCCTCACGGGGCATTACGCCCGCAGCGTCTGGCTCAATCCGGTCGCCGAGCGCCACTGGCCCTACACGCATTCGATCCAGATGATCGAGAAGCTGATGGGCGGCCGCCACTATCCGCTGACGCTCGAAGGGCTGGAATCCGCGATGAAGGAACTGGCGCGCTAG
- a CDS encoding methyl-accepting chemotaxis protein, which yields MKSLVASRKSEMQDYLKSIEEDLALVADNATVREALTAFADGYGASGVAANDMLRRAYIADNPHPLGEKHKLDAASDGSAYSTAHATYHPWFRKLMETRGYYDVFLVDAAGDLVYSVFKENDFATNLLTGRWKDTDIAKVFRSVRGASQTGAVAFTDFAPYAPSNNAPASFIATPVQDAAGGFAGALVFQMPIDRINRIMGNAVGLAETGETYLVGSDFLMRSESRFRQTGEPSTILTRRAETETVRAALAGETGVMVTEDYRGTEVLSGYTPITFNGVTWALMAEIDEAEILAPTMELRNQIFMLGAVVVLITGALGFFFARSISNPISRMNTVMRRLSGGELDTEVPFTTRTDEIGDMADAVQVFKDNALEVKRLEAEQKEMEARTEAQAKAAREKLAADFEAAVGGIVESVASAATEMLASAQTLSASAAETSTRSATVAAAAEEASTNVQAVSGAAEELSSSISEINRQVSESQQVSEVAVTNVDATNQRVSQLTSAADKIGEVIALITDIAEQTNLLALNATIEAARAGEAGKGFAVVAAEVKELAGQTAKATEEIGKQIKGIQGATQETVGAIGSIGETIQQIRAVSTAISASVEQQGAATFEIARNIEQVSGGVSEVTSTIAGVSSTAQETGAASTQLVAAANELSKQSEMLRGEVDKFLSGVRAA from the coding sequence ATGAAGTCGCTCGTTGCCTCGCGCAAATCCGAGATGCAGGACTATCTCAAGAGCATCGAGGAAGACCTCGCGCTGGTCGCGGACAACGCCACGGTGCGCGAGGCGCTGACGGCCTTCGCCGACGGCTATGGCGCAAGCGGCGTGGCGGCGAACGACATGCTGCGCCGGGCCTATATCGCGGACAATCCGCATCCGCTCGGCGAGAAGCACAAGCTCGACGCCGCCAGCGACGGCAGCGCCTACAGCACGGCCCACGCCACCTATCATCCCTGGTTCCGCAAGCTGATGGAGACGCGCGGCTACTACGACGTGTTCCTCGTCGACGCCGCCGGCGACCTCGTCTATTCGGTGTTCAAGGAAAACGACTTCGCCACCAATCTGCTGACCGGCCGGTGGAAGGACACCGACATCGCAAAGGTGTTCCGCAGCGTGCGCGGTGCGTCGCAGACCGGCGCGGTCGCCTTCACCGATTTCGCCCCTTACGCGCCCTCCAACAACGCGCCCGCGAGCTTCATCGCCACGCCCGTTCAGGACGCGGCGGGCGGTTTCGCCGGCGCGCTCGTGTTCCAGATGCCGATCGACCGCATCAACCGGATCATGGGCAATGCGGTGGGTCTCGCCGAAACGGGCGAGACCTATCTCGTCGGCTCCGACTTCCTGATGCGCTCCGAAAGCCGCTTCCGCCAGACCGGCGAGCCGAGCACCATCCTGACCCGACGCGCCGAAACAGAGACGGTGCGGGCCGCCCTTGCCGGGGAAACCGGCGTCATGGTGACCGAGGACTATCGCGGCACCGAAGTCCTGTCCGGCTATACGCCCATCACCTTCAACGGCGTCACCTGGGCGCTGATGGCGGAAATCGACGAGGCCGAAATCCTCGCCCCGACGATGGAACTGCGCAACCAGATCTTCATGCTCGGCGCCGTCGTCGTGCTGATCACCGGCGCGCTCGGCTTTTTCTTCGCCCGCTCGATCTCCAATCCGATCAGCCGCATGAACACGGTCATGCGTCGGCTGTCCGGCGGCGAGCTGGACACCGAGGTGCCCTTCACCACCCGCACCGACGAGATCGGCGACATGGCCGACGCGGTGCAGGTCTTCAAGGACAATGCCCTTGAGGTGAAGCGCCTGGAAGCCGAACAGAAGGAAATGGAGGCCCGCACCGAAGCGCAGGCGAAAGCCGCGCGGGAGAAGCTCGCGGCCGACTTCGAGGCCGCCGTCGGCGGGATCGTGGAATCGGTCGCCTCGGCGGCCACCGAGATGCTCGCCTCCGCCCAGACGCTGTCGGCTTCGGCCGCGGAAACCTCGACCCGCTCGGCGACCGTCGCCGCGGCGGCCGAGGAAGCCTCCACCAACGTGCAGGCCGTGTCCGGCGCCGCCGAGGAACTCTCCAGCTCGATCTCCGAGATCAACCGTCAGGTTTCGGAATCCCAGCAGGTGTCCGAGGTGGCGGTGACCAATGTCGACGCGACCAACCAGCGCGTTTCGCAGCTGACGAGTGCGGCCGACAAGATCGGCGAGGTGATCGCCCTGATCACCGACATCGCCGAACAGACCAACCTGCTGGCGCTCAATGCCACCATCGAGGCGGCGCGCGCCGGAGAGGCCGGCAAGGGCTTCGCCGTCGTCGCGGCGGAAGTGAAGGAGCTGGCCGGCCAGACGGCCAAGGCGACCGAGGAGATCGGCAAGCAGATCAAGGGCATCCAGGGCGCGACCCAGGAGACCGTCGGCGCCATCGGCTCCATCGGCGAGACCATCCAGCAGATCCGGGCCGTCTCCACGGCGATCTCGGCCTCCGTCGAGCAGCAGGGCGCGGCGACCTTCGAGATCGCCCGCAACATCGAGCAGGTGTCGGGCGGGGTGAGCGAGGTCACCAGCACCATCGCCGGCGTGAGCAGCACCGCGCAGGAAACCGGCGCGGCGAGCACCCAGCTGGTCGCGGCCGCGAACGAGCTGTCCAAGCAGTCGGAAATGCTGCGCGGCGAGGTCGACAAGTTCCTCTCCGGCGTGCGCGCCGCCTGA